In Pseudofrankia saprophytica, one genomic interval encodes:
- a CDS encoding peptidase: MAGTLIPATTALTQPARASGSTSGSVGIRLVDVPADDVDDPRARLYIVDYLKLGAVIHRRVEVTNKSDAEAHVSIYPGAASVKNGSFDVAPGHTPNELTSWMSLDRHVLTLPPGASAPVTVTIAVPRDASPGERYAGIWAEVAASSTPEQSKGILEVSRVGVRVYLAVGPGGPPPSDFVIDRITAKRLANGRPAVTTRVHNTGGRALDLSGDLTLTDGPGGLSAGPFPARLGTTVGTGQAGPVEVVLDSRLPEGRWTVKIRLRSGLLERTTQATVTLPGRTGTDPATRTSRPGPVLLASLAVVLVVLVGLTFTLLRRKRRSD; encoded by the coding sequence GTGGCCGGGACTCTGATCCCGGCCACGACCGCGCTCACCCAGCCCGCGCGGGCCAGTGGTTCCACGTCGGGAAGCGTCGGGATCCGCCTGGTCGACGTGCCGGCTGACGATGTCGACGACCCCCGCGCGCGGCTCTACATCGTCGACTACCTCAAACTCGGTGCCGTGATCCACAGGCGAGTCGAGGTCACCAACAAGTCCGACGCCGAGGCGCACGTGTCGATCTACCCCGGAGCGGCGTCCGTCAAGAACGGATCGTTCGACGTCGCTCCAGGACATACCCCCAACGAGCTGACGAGCTGGATGAGCCTCGACCGGCACGTCCTGACCCTGCCGCCCGGTGCGTCGGCACCTGTCACCGTGACCATCGCGGTACCTCGGGACGCCTCCCCAGGCGAGCGCTACGCCGGCATCTGGGCCGAGGTCGCCGCCTCCTCCACACCGGAGCAGAGCAAAGGCATCCTCGAAGTCAGCCGCGTAGGTGTGCGTGTCTACCTGGCCGTCGGCCCCGGCGGACCCCCTCCATCCGACTTCGTCATCGACAGGATCACCGCGAAGCGCCTGGCGAACGGCCGACCGGCCGTCACCACGCGGGTCCACAACACCGGCGGCCGCGCACTGGATCTCAGCGGCGATCTGACCCTGACCGACGGCCCCGGCGGACTCAGCGCCGGACCGTTCCCTGCCCGGCTCGGCACCACCGTGGGCACCGGTCAGGCCGGACCGGTCGAGGTGGTCCTCGACAGCCGGCTACCCGAGGGCAGGTGGACGGTCAAGATCCGACTCAGGAGTGGCCTTCTCGAACGGACCACTCAGGCCACCGTCACGCTGCCCGGCAGGACCGGCACCGACCCGGCCACCAGGACCTCCCGGCCTGGGCCCGTCCTCCTTGCCTCCCTGGCGGTCGTCCTGGTCGTGCTTGTTGGTCTGACATTCACCCTGCTGCGCCGGAAGCGCCGTTCAGACTGA
- a CDS encoding TIGR03619 family F420-dependent LLM class oxidoreductase: protein MPVTSTAPQPAPAATPAPGSLAYGMQLPVQAQSALFAEPWERAAGPAELAAVAAAADAAGFDYVGVCDHVAIPRRLAAAMGTVWYDTVATLGWLAAQTTRTRLLSHVFNVTYRHPLVTAKSFATLDALSGGRLIVGVGAGHVPEEFAALGVDFHRRGQLLDASLTDVDAALRDEFALTDPAGGGLGQAPRPVQSPRPPIWVGGSAPAAVRRAARYDGWLPQGTSRAEMRPLVELFAKERAGAGIEAPAAVGAVTEWLYVGTPGWEVDRPCVSGTPAELAENLREYAAIGVTHLQVRFPSRTLAELTDQIAAFGAEVGPLLTS, encoded by the coding sequence GTGCCCGTGACCTCGACCGCGCCGCAGCCGGCGCCCGCCGCCACCCCAGCTCCCGGCTCGCTCGCCTACGGCATGCAGCTGCCCGTCCAGGCGCAGAGCGCGCTGTTCGCCGAGCCGTGGGAGCGCGCGGCGGGTCCGGCCGAGCTGGCCGCCGTCGCCGCCGCAGCCGACGCGGCCGGCTTCGACTACGTTGGCGTGTGCGACCACGTCGCGATCCCCCGCCGGCTCGCCGCCGCGATGGGAACCGTCTGGTACGACACCGTCGCCACGCTCGGCTGGCTCGCGGCCCAGACGACGCGTACCCGCCTGCTGTCCCACGTCTTCAACGTCACCTACCGCCATCCGCTGGTGACGGCGAAGTCGTTCGCCACCCTGGACGCGCTCTCGGGCGGCCGGTTGATCGTCGGGGTCGGTGCCGGCCATGTCCCCGAGGAGTTCGCCGCGCTGGGCGTGGACTTCCACCGCCGCGGCCAGCTCCTCGACGCCAGCCTCACGGACGTCGACGCCGCGCTGCGCGACGAGTTCGCGCTCACCGACCCGGCCGGCGGCGGCCTGGGACAGGCTCCCAGGCCCGTCCAGTCCCCGCGGCCACCGATCTGGGTCGGTGGGTCGGCTCCCGCCGCCGTCCGCCGCGCCGCTCGCTACGACGGCTGGCTCCCCCAGGGCACCTCCCGCGCCGAGATGCGCCCGCTGGTGGAGCTGTTCGCCAAGGAGCGGGCCGGCGCCGGGATCGAGGCGCCGGCGGCCGTCGGCGCCGTCACGGAGTGGCTGTACGTCGGCACGCCCGGCTGGGAGGTCGACCGTCCCTGCGTCAGCGGCACGCCGGCCGAGCTCGCCGAGAACCTGCGCGAGTACGCGGCGATCGGCGTCACCCACCTGCAGGTCCGCTTCCCCAGCCGCACCCTGGCGGAGCTCACCGACCAGATCGCCGCGTTCGGCGCCGAGGTCGGGCCGCTCCTCACCAGCTGA
- a CDS encoding LLM class F420-dependent oxidoreductase codes for MTADLKLGLNLGYWPASPPPGQLELVKEADACGYDSLWTAEAWGSDAVTPLAWYGAHTSRIKLATGLIQLSARTPACTAMTVATLDHLSGGRVILGLGVSGPQVVEGWYGQPFPQPLARTREYVGVIRKALAREEPVTNDGPHYPLPYPGGTGLGKPLRMIVHPLRGRVPIYLGAEGPRNVALAAEIADGWVPIFYHAERGPKAYADVLEGAPPGFEIACPVTVTVTDDVAAGLEVVRWTLAFYIGGMGARTVNFHLNLIGRLGYADEAAEVQRLFLAGDRAAAAAAVPDDLADGIALVGPPARIRERLQLWRDSPVTTLLVGGVKDPSHLRALADLL; via the coding sequence ATGACCGCGGACCTGAAGCTGGGCCTCAACCTCGGCTACTGGCCAGCGAGCCCGCCGCCCGGCCAGCTGGAGCTGGTCAAGGAGGCGGACGCCTGCGGCTACGACTCCCTGTGGACCGCCGAGGCCTGGGGCTCCGATGCCGTCACCCCGCTGGCCTGGTACGGCGCGCACACCAGCCGGATCAAGCTGGCCACCGGCCTGATCCAGCTCTCGGCGCGCACCCCGGCCTGTACGGCGATGACCGTGGCCACGCTCGACCACCTCTCCGGCGGGCGGGTGATCCTGGGCCTCGGTGTCTCCGGGCCGCAGGTGGTGGAGGGCTGGTACGGCCAGCCGTTCCCCCAACCGCTCGCCCGCACCCGCGAGTATGTCGGGGTCATCCGCAAGGCGTTGGCCCGCGAGGAGCCGGTGACGAACGACGGCCCGCACTACCCGCTGCCCTACCCGGGCGGCACGGGCCTCGGCAAACCGCTGAGGATGATCGTCCATCCGTTGCGCGGCCGTGTCCCGATCTACCTCGGTGCCGAGGGCCCGCGCAACGTCGCGCTCGCCGCCGAGATCGCCGACGGCTGGGTCCCGATCTTCTACCACGCCGAGCGCGGCCCGAAGGCCTACGCCGACGTGCTCGAGGGTGCTCCGCCCGGGTTCGAGATCGCCTGCCCGGTGACGGTGACCGTCACCGACGACGTCGCGGCGGGGCTCGAGGTGGTCAGGTGGACGCTCGCGTTCTACATCGGCGGGATGGGTGCGAGGACGGTGAACTTCCACCTCAACCTGATCGGCCGGCTCGGCTACGCCGACGAGGCGGCCGAGGTCCAGCGCCTCTTCCTCGCCGGCGACCGGGCCGCCGCCGCGGCCGCCGTGCCCGACGACCTCGCCGACGGCATCGCCCTCGTCGGCCCGCCCGCTCGCATCCGCGAGCGCCTCCAGCTCTGGCGTGACTCCCCGGTGACCACCCTGCTCGTCGGCGGCGTCAAGGACCCGTCCCACCTGCGCGCCCTCGCCGACCTGCTCTGA
- a CDS encoding EthD domain-containing protein codes for MSGEGAGALAGAGGAGSKEPSAGEVLLFLFTRKAGVSEDQFRDHYLGVHAPMSVAHSTATGRYVVRLVEGGHGPLPLDAVTEIHTESVDAFVDPAKGWDSAENWKAVIDDAASFLDGFHMYRVSREILVPAETATQPPGAVAGAAEAAAGAVGARGRSPGVVLARLFLTDDTGEEAADEPDGPDAIPGAVRYRVLDTLSPGAPPLHAVDLVTLPDATAARYRPNTYLLGEYVQKWPKEVR; via the coding sequence GTGAGCGGCGAGGGGGCCGGCGCGTTAGCCGGCGCCGGCGGGGCCGGCTCCAAGGAGCCGTCCGCCGGCGAGGTTCTGCTGTTCCTGTTCACCCGCAAGGCTGGCGTGTCCGAGGACCAGTTCCGCGACCACTACCTCGGCGTGCACGCCCCGATGAGCGTGGCGCACTCGACGGCCACCGGCCGCTACGTCGTGCGCCTCGTCGAGGGTGGCCACGGGCCGCTGCCGCTGGACGCGGTCACCGAGATCCACACCGAGTCGGTCGACGCGTTCGTCGACCCGGCGAAGGGCTGGGACTCGGCGGAGAACTGGAAGGCCGTGATCGACGACGCGGCGAGCTTCCTCGACGGCTTCCACATGTACCGCGTCAGCCGCGAGATCCTCGTCCCCGCGGAGACGGCCACGCAGCCCCCGGGCGCGGTGGCCGGGGCGGCCGAGGCCGCCGCCGGCGCGGTGGGGGCGCGCGGACGCTCGCCCGGCGTCGTGCTCGCCCGGCTCTTCCTCACCGACGACACGGGCGAGGAGGCGGCCGACGAGCCGGACGGCCCGGACGCCATCCCCGGCGCCGTCCGCTACCGGGTGCTCGACACGCTGAGCCCGGGCGCCCCGCCGCTGCACGCCGTCGATCTCGTGACGCTGCCGGACGCCACAGCGGCCCGTTACCGTCCGAACACTTATCTACTCGGCGAGTACGTGCAGAAATGGCCAAAGGAGGTGCGATGA
- a CDS encoding NAD-dependent epimerase/dehydratase family protein, producing MSDTAQAPAGGTGYDQLAGATGVGAGDADAYPEATKGAAGPSRRVELVDLTDRTIIVTGVTGQVARPLATALARNNTVYGAARFKDAALREQLTAAGVRCVPADLVTGDLSGLPERVEYVLHFGVVKSNRWNVDLDGNVGGTLALAERYAGIARAFLHCSSGAVYAPDHEGVLAEDHPFGDSHAVWPFLHTYSVCKIAAESAARYAARRFSLPTTIARLNVPYGSAAGGLPDYHLQMMIAGMAVPVYGESEAAATPTRYQLLHDDDTAAMIPGLLAVADVPATVLNWAGPETVAVQEWCAELTALTGVPATFEYTKATLGSVVMDLATLHERVGRAKVPWRDGVRAMVAARHPHLLRADADATAQAQAQPRPASREEDRGRRRRGQLT from the coding sequence ATGTCCGACACCGCGCAGGCCCCCGCCGGGGGCACGGGCTACGACCAGCTCGCGGGCGCCACGGGCGTGGGCGCCGGCGACGCGGACGCGTATCCCGAGGCGACGAAGGGCGCGGCGGGCCCGTCTCGCCGGGTCGAACTGGTGGACCTGACCGACCGGACGATCATCGTCACCGGCGTGACCGGTCAGGTCGCCCGCCCGCTCGCGACCGCGCTCGCGCGGAACAACACCGTCTACGGCGCGGCCCGGTTCAAGGACGCGGCGCTGCGCGAGCAGCTGACCGCGGCCGGGGTGCGCTGCGTCCCCGCCGACCTCGTCACCGGTGACCTGTCCGGGCTGCCGGAGCGGGTCGAGTACGTGCTGCACTTCGGCGTCGTCAAGAGCAACCGCTGGAACGTCGACCTGGACGGCAACGTCGGCGGGACGCTGGCGCTGGCCGAACGCTACGCCGGGATCGCGCGGGCGTTCCTGCACTGCAGCTCCGGTGCCGTCTACGCACCCGACCACGAGGGGGTGCTGGCGGAGGACCACCCGTTCGGCGACAGCCACGCCGTGTGGCCGTTCCTGCACACCTACAGCGTCTGCAAAATCGCCGCCGAGAGCGCGGCGAGGTACGCGGCCCGCCGTTTCAGCCTGCCAACGACGATCGCGCGGCTGAACGTCCCCTACGGCTCCGCGGCCGGTGGTTTGCCCGACTACCACCTGCAGATGATGATCGCCGGGATGGCGGTGCCCGTCTATGGCGAGAGCGAGGCGGCCGCGACCCCCACCCGGTACCAGCTGCTGCACGACGACGACACCGCCGCCATGATTCCCGGGCTGCTGGCCGTGGCGGACGTGCCGGCGACGGTGCTCAACTGGGCCGGGCCCGAGACGGTCGCCGTCCAGGAGTGGTGCGCCGAGCTCACGGCGCTCACCGGCGTCCCGGCGACGTTCGAGTACACGAAGGCCACTCTGGGCAGCGTGGTCATGGACCTGGCGACGCTGCACGAGCGGGTCGGCCGGGCGAAGGTCCCATGGCGCGACGGCGTGCGCGCCATGGTCGCCGCCCGCCACCCGCACCTGCTCCGCGCCGACGCCGACGCCACCGCCCAGGCCCAGGCCCAGCCGCGCCCGGCTTCGAGGGAGGAGGACCGCGGGAGACGGCGGCGAGGTCAGCTGACCTGA
- a CDS encoding TetR family transcriptional regulator: protein MPGRRGLATRARLLDCAAAMLETTPYRELTVTDVAREAGTSPATFYQYFVDMETAMLALAEQVADQGSELSDLVGARPWRGAAGWHGAESLVDGFLSFWQAHQPVLRVVDLLTEEGDQRFRRARVRMLNAITRSLAGVVEEAQTRAGRTAEVEPMAMAGALVSMLAHVAAHQPGFEAWDIHVADLRQAMIRLVFWGVTGPKVPRVI, encoded by the coding sequence GTGCCGGGCCGCCGGGGCCTCGCGACCAGGGCCCGTCTGCTGGACTGCGCCGCCGCGATGCTGGAGACCACCCCGTACCGGGAGCTGACGGTCACCGACGTCGCGCGCGAGGCGGGCACCTCACCCGCGACCTTCTACCAGTACTTCGTCGACATGGAGACGGCGATGCTCGCGCTCGCCGAGCAGGTCGCCGACCAGGGCTCCGAGCTGTCGGACCTCGTCGGCGCCCGGCCGTGGCGGGGCGCGGCCGGCTGGCACGGCGCCGAGTCGCTGGTCGACGGGTTCCTGTCGTTCTGGCAGGCGCACCAGCCGGTGCTGCGGGTCGTCGACCTGCTCACCGAGGAGGGCGACCAGCGGTTCCGCCGCGCCCGGGTGCGCATGCTCAACGCGATCACGAGGTCGCTCGCCGGCGTGGTCGAGGAGGCGCAGACCCGCGCCGGGCGCACCGCCGAGGTCGAGCCGATGGCGATGGCCGGCGCGCTCGTCTCGATGCTCGCGCACGTCGCCGCGCACCAGCCCGGCTTCGAGGCCTGGGACATCCACGTCGCCGACCTGCGCCAGGCGATGATCCGCCTCGTCTTCTGGGGCGTCACCGGCCCGAAGGTCCCCCGGGTGATCTAG
- a CDS encoding Hsp20/alpha crystallin family protein, producing MALPTRGGDVRPMLARWDPFREIEDAWAKMGSLLGDVVTGGAPEGRTFGTLANMITPVDIEETDDELIVEIDVPGVPRRDVTIDLQDNELIVTGEIKERERTGKLRRQTRRTGLFEHRIALPGDVDPDSVRASLCDGVLTIRCAKQRATHPRRIEIEAA from the coding sequence ATGGCACTTCCTACGCGTGGCGGCGACGTCCGCCCGATGCTGGCGAGGTGGGATCCGTTCCGGGAGATCGAGGACGCCTGGGCGAAGATGGGCAGCCTGCTCGGCGACGTGGTCACGGGCGGGGCTCCGGAGGGCCGCACCTTCGGCACCCTGGCCAACATGATCACACCGGTCGACATCGAGGAGACCGATGACGAGCTCATCGTCGAGATCGATGTGCCCGGCGTTCCCCGGAGGGACGTCACCATCGATCTGCAGGACAACGAGCTGATCGTCACTGGCGAGATCAAGGAACGAGAGCGCACCGGCAAGCTGCGCCGCCAGACCCGCCGCACCGGTCTGTTCGAGCACCGCATCGCGCTGCCGGGCGACGTCGATCCCGACTCGGTCCGCGCCTCACTGTGTGACGGTGTCCTGACCATCCGCTGCGCGAAGCAGCGCGCCACCCACCCTCGTCGTATCGAAATCGAAGCCGCCTGA
- a CDS encoding NDMA-dependent alcohol dehydrogenase codes for MRTKAAVMWELNQPWTVEEIELDPPKAGEVLVRWHVSGMCHSDDHLRTGDMGAGTPIVGGHEGAGVVESVGPGVTSIAPGDHVICTFMPSCGQCRWCASGRSNLCDLGANLMMGYGVDGTARFHARDQDCAAICFLGTFSEYAVLHERSVVKIDDDIPMDVAALVSCGVPTGYGSAVHTARVVPGETVVVVGAGGVGMNAVQGARIAGAERIIAVDPVESKRDAAKIFGATHAAADLEAATALVRDLTHGVMADAAIITVGVVKGDQHIAPTMALVSKGGRVVVTGVSPVQDSDVKLSLFDLAIFQKELRGTLFGACNARSDLPTLFRLYRSGQLKLDELITNRYPLEEINTGYADMLSGRNIRGVIVHDVS; via the coding sequence ATGCGCACCAAGGCAGCGGTGATGTGGGAGCTGAACCAGCCCTGGACCGTCGAGGAGATCGAGCTCGACCCGCCGAAGGCCGGCGAGGTGCTGGTCCGCTGGCACGTCTCCGGCATGTGCCACTCCGACGACCACCTGCGCACCGGCGACATGGGCGCCGGCACGCCGATCGTCGGCGGTCACGAGGGCGCCGGCGTCGTCGAGTCCGTCGGGCCCGGGGTCACGAGCATCGCCCCGGGCGACCACGTGATCTGCACGTTCATGCCGTCGTGCGGCCAGTGCCGCTGGTGCGCGAGCGGCCGCTCGAACCTGTGCGACCTCGGCGCGAACCTGATGATGGGCTACGGCGTGGACGGCACCGCCCGGTTCCACGCCCGCGACCAGGACTGCGCGGCGATCTGCTTCCTCGGGACCTTCAGCGAGTACGCCGTGCTGCACGAGCGCAGCGTCGTCAAGATCGACGATGACATCCCGATGGACGTCGCCGCGCTCGTCTCCTGCGGCGTGCCGACCGGCTACGGCTCCGCGGTCCACACCGCGCGGGTCGTCCCCGGCGAGACGGTCGTCGTGGTGGGCGCCGGCGGGGTCGGGATGAACGCGGTCCAGGGCGCGCGGATCGCCGGCGCCGAGCGGATCATCGCCGTCGACCCGGTCGAGTCCAAGCGGGATGCCGCCAAGATATTCGGCGCCACCCACGCGGCGGCCGACCTGGAGGCGGCGACCGCGCTCGTGCGCGACCTGACTCACGGGGTGATGGCCGACGCCGCGATCATCACCGTCGGCGTCGTCAAGGGCGACCAGCACATCGCGCCGACGATGGCGCTGGTCTCCAAGGGCGGCCGGGTCGTCGTCACCGGCGTGTCGCCGGTCCAGGACAGCGACGTCAAGCTGTCCCTGTTCGACCTGGCGATCTTCCAGAAGGAGCTGCGCGGCACCTTGTTCGGCGCGTGCAACGCCCGCTCGGACCTGCCGACGCTGTTCCGGCTCTACCGCTCCGGCCAGCTCAAGCTCGACGAGCTGATCACCAACCGCTACCCGCTGGAGGAGATCAACACCGGCTACGCGGACATGCTGTCGGGCCGCAACATCCGCGGCGTCATCGTCCACGACGTGAGCTGA
- a CDS encoding aldehyde dehydrogenase, protein MQVHDRLFIGGAWVAPAGTGTIDVVSPHTEQTIGRVPEGTTADLDAAVAAARDAFDNGPWPRMSPAERADAIGRIAAALTAKADEVARTISTEMGSPVSWALFGQVYSTTFALDYFANLARTFAFTDVRAGMLGPALVRRLPIGVVGAIVPWNVPLYVTALKLGPALASGSTIVIKPAPETPLSAWLLAEAVEEAGLPPGVVSIVPAHREVAEHLVRHPGVDKVSFTGSTAAGRRIASICGERLARCTLELGGKSAALLLPDVDIEAALPALLPAALMNNGQACVAQTRLLAPRERYDEIVEALVAKVGAMKVGDPLDPATEVGPLIAARQRERVEGYIAAGREAGAKVALGGGRPAELDRGFYVEPTVFTEVDNGMRIAQEEIFGPVLSVIPYSGVEEAVAIANDSRYGLSGSVWTADTDRGLEISARIRTGTFNVNTFMLENSAPFGGFKESGLGRELGPEGLSAYLEYQSVNLPAGWTPPAPAAEAGAAADAAGTDAASRDGAGA, encoded by the coding sequence ATGCAGGTCCACGACCGGCTGTTCATCGGGGGCGCGTGGGTGGCGCCCGCCGGGACCGGCACCATCGACGTGGTCTCGCCACACACCGAACAGACCATCGGGCGGGTGCCGGAGGGCACCACCGCCGACCTGGACGCCGCGGTCGCCGCGGCCAGGGACGCCTTCGACAACGGCCCCTGGCCGCGGATGTCGCCCGCCGAGCGGGCGGACGCCATCGGGCGGATCGCGGCGGCGCTGACCGCGAAGGCCGACGAGGTCGCCCGCACGATCAGCACCGAGATGGGCAGCCCGGTGAGCTGGGCGCTGTTCGGGCAGGTGTACTCGACGACGTTCGCGCTGGACTACTTCGCGAACCTGGCGCGGACGTTCGCGTTCACCGACGTGCGCGCGGGGATGCTCGGCCCCGCCCTGGTCCGCCGGCTGCCGATCGGCGTCGTCGGGGCGATCGTGCCGTGGAACGTGCCGCTCTACGTCACCGCGCTCAAGCTGGGCCCGGCGCTCGCGTCCGGCTCGACGATCGTGATCAAGCCGGCGCCGGAGACGCCGCTGTCGGCCTGGCTGCTCGCCGAGGCCGTCGAGGAGGCCGGCCTGCCGCCGGGCGTCGTCAGCATCGTGCCGGCGCACCGCGAGGTCGCCGAGCACCTCGTCCGCCATCCGGGCGTCGACAAGGTCAGCTTCACCGGCTCGACGGCCGCCGGGCGGCGGATCGCGTCGATCTGCGGGGAGCGGCTGGCCCGCTGCACGCTCGAGCTCGGCGGCAAGTCCGCCGCGCTGCTGCTGCCGGACGTCGACATCGAGGCGGCCCTGCCGGCGCTGCTGCCGGCGGCGCTGATGAACAACGGGCAGGCCTGCGTCGCGCAGACCCGGCTGCTCGCGCCCCGGGAGCGGTACGACGAGATCGTCGAGGCGCTCGTGGCCAAGGTCGGGGCGATGAAGGTCGGCGACCCGCTCGACCCCGCGACCGAGGTGGGCCCGCTGATCGCCGCCCGCCAGCGTGAGCGGGTCGAGGGCTACATCGCGGCCGGCCGGGAGGCCGGCGCCAAGGTCGCGCTCGGTGGCGGTCGGCCGGCCGAGCTGGATCGGGGCTTCTACGTCGAGCCGACCGTGTTCACCGAGGTCGACAACGGCATGAGGATCGCCCAGGAGGAGATCTTCGGCCCGGTGCTGTCGGTCATCCCGTACTCGGGGGTCGAGGAGGCGGTGGCGATCGCCAACGACTCCCGCTACGGCCTGTCCGGCTCGGTCTGGACGGCGGACACCGACCGGGGCCTGGAGATCTCGGCCCGGATCCGCACCGGAACGTTCAACGTCAACACGTTCATGCTGGAGAACTCAGCGCCGTTCGGCGGCTTCAAGGAGTCCGGGCTCGGCCGCGAGCTGGGGCCCGAGGGCCTGTCGGCCTACCTGGAGTACCAGTCGGTGAACCTCCCGGCCGGCTGGACCCCGCCGGCACCAGCCGCCGAGGCGGGCGCGGCCGCGGACGCAGCGGGTACGGACGCAGCGAGCAGGGACGGGGCGGGCGCGTGA